One Salvia splendens isolate huo1 chromosome 1, SspV2, whole genome shotgun sequence genomic window, AGGAGAAGAAAAACCACCGCCGAAGGCTAATTCTGTGTCGTAACGAGCTCTAGTCTGCGGATTAGACAGCGTTTCGTAGGCCTCGTGTACCATGATAAATCTCCTCGTGTACTCCTCCACTCTTCCCGGTGGGGAAACGTCGGGATGGTACTTTCTTGCCATTTGTTTGTAAGCTTTTTTAATGTCGGAAAAGTTGCTCACGTTCTCTGCAATTCCCAGCAGTTCGTACATTGTTTCCTTGGTTTGGGCGGGAGCGTACAACGCAGATATTTGGGCCGTGGAGCAGGGCCTCGGGCCCCCGAATCGGTTTCGGGTTCGGATTCGCTGCGAGCTGAAGGAGATCTTTTGGGGGAATCGTATTCCGGGACCGGGGGAGTGTTTGGGTTTTGAGTGAATGCAGACCGTTGGATTGGTGTTTGAGATAATAATTGTCGAactcatttttctctctttttttttgttatcaagtgttttgatatttttatagtactaatattcattgattttgggaagtatttataggagtaagaGTAATCGCAGCCCGGCCCAGCCCGGGCAGGGCCGGGCCGGGCCTGCATTTATGATGTTTAGAAATTTCTAATTCTATCCCCCCTCCTATTGttatattttcattattatctCTATTAATTCAAGTATGGACCATGTTTATTTATCTCATCTGACAATACACGTTACTCCAGATTTTAGACATAGCATGGGTCACACGTTACAGCCCATTGAATTTCTGATAAAGTCTTATTCAGATTTCAAGCTAATTGAATGCAGGCAAATCGAGTTTAACTTTTATTAATGAAAACTAACATTTaatttttgatatttatttatttatcaaaattagtGTAGACCGTTGGGAAACAAGACTGGAAGCATGTGATAGTGTTCATTTGTTTGGTGAATATacaggtattttttaaaattgattgaGTCGACACATCAAATTTAGTGTTGTATCTATTTTGAATATTGTGATTAAATGGATTACTTATATTGCATTAAAAATGTCTCATAGTTTTATAGTTATTTAATATTCATCGTCAGTTAATAATCTCATAAGTTGTTaaacttaaagaaaataaaacttgATTACTATATAGAAAGAATATGTTATGAATTATTCAAATTTGCATTGTTAATATAAAAGCCTAGTTTGTTATTCATACTTAACAGTAATTTCGTTGTGCGATGATAATTCAATCTTAGTGATATACTAACAGTGGTACTTTTTCATATGAGACATCGCAATCTGTAATTActcttcaaaataaataatcttAAAGGCTATAGTTGAATATAGTAATTTGGTTGACATTCACATTCTATCGATTAGGTTATCTATAGTTATCCATCccattttatttgttattaaaTCATGTgagtaagttttttttttacttttttttggtTGCTTTCTTGTAGGCACACATCAATTAAGTtggttttattttatgatttttctaTTGACAATTTTAGTTGTctgattaatattttattattggtGCCTATTTTAATCGGGgaaactatttttttctaaTCTCCTATAATTAATAATGTAATAAAAGACACATAATTTGATTTGAAGGTTCCCCTGTTTTTTATGGGTAAAAAAGGGTTAGAAAGTAGTTTGAGCtgttaaaacaaatcaaataataatagtacAACAAATTCAAGTAACTAAGTCAAATGATAAATTTATatcctaaattttaaatttaattgaattaaactTGTAGATCTTATCTTACATTTTGACAAATTATTTGTAAGTTTTACATCGATTTAACTTAAATATGACATAAggttaaataattattatattaattttaccTAATCATTCGGCCGCTTCTAAGAAATTACCCATCCAGCAGATTTTTAAACTTTATCCACCTATCAGATAATGTTAGTTATTGGTCATTctcaaaataattattaaaaattcatgtcTTCATCAATCACACTTCACACAACTTTAGTATTTAAACACCGTTTGTCTTTTTAACCAGGTTAACTTTGTATATAAATTTGTAATATGAATGCCACCTTGCAACTCTGTAAATGCAgccttcaatttcatttttagacCTTGAATTTT contains:
- the LOC121796363 gene encoding chaperone protein dnaJ 20, chloroplastic-like; translation: MSSTIIISNTNPTVCIHSKPKHSPGPGIRFPQKISFSSQRIRTRNRFGGPRPCSTAQISALYAPAQTKETMYELLGIAENVSNFSDIKKAYKQMARKYHPDVSPPGRVEEYTRRFIMVHEAYETLSNPQTRARYDTELAFGGGFSSPPRKHQEKEWRSGWRSQLDELQRRDCRERSTWGSRVCKC